In one Arthrobacter jinronghuae genomic region, the following are encoded:
- a CDS encoding NUDIX hydrolase, whose product MSELTGTAATVVLLRDSDAGPEVLLLERPTAGSFGGAWVFPGGRVDAEDRVEGEPEAAAALRAGVRETAEETGLVLPAADLVPLSCWIPPENIPRRYQTWFFAAKAPDGNIRLNPGELLNHLWLLPAEALDRHRNGLMQLVAPTWVTLHSLTSDTSAAAALARIAGAEPETFRTRPLSGYEPATVLAWAGDEEYDGAGGASGAAVGGSSAPTSDPSLPARHRLVMDKTSWRYERTR is encoded by the coding sequence ATGAGCGAACTAACCGGTACGGCGGCCACTGTCGTACTCCTTCGGGATTCCGACGCCGGCCCCGAAGTGCTGCTGCTCGAGCGGCCGACTGCGGGCTCCTTCGGCGGTGCCTGGGTGTTTCCCGGCGGCCGGGTGGATGCGGAAGACCGCGTTGAGGGAGAGCCCGAGGCAGCGGCCGCTCTGCGGGCCGGAGTACGCGAAACCGCCGAAGAGACCGGGCTGGTCCTTCCTGCCGCGGACCTGGTGCCGCTTTCCTGCTGGATCCCTCCGGAGAACATACCCCGGCGCTACCAGACCTGGTTCTTTGCGGCGAAGGCTCCAGACGGGAATATCCGGCTCAACCCGGGGGAGCTGCTCAACCACCTGTGGCTCCTGCCGGCGGAGGCACTGGACCGGCACCGCAACGGGCTGATGCAGCTCGTTGCGCCGACCTGGGTCACCCTGCACTCCCTGACCTCCGATACCTCCGCGGCTGCCGCCCTGGCCCGGATTGCGGGTGCTGAACCGGAAACCTTCCGGACCCGTCCCCTCTCCGGATACGAGCCCGCGACGGTTTTGGCCTGGGCGGGCGACGAGGAGTACGACGGCGCGGGCGGTGCTTCCGGCGCGGCTGTCGGTGGATCGTCTGCGCCGACGTCGGATCCTTCCCTGCCGGCGCGGCACCGGCTCGTGATGGACAAGACCTCCTGGCGCTACGAGCGGACCCGGTAG
- a CDS encoding bifunctional [glutamine synthetase] adenylyltransferase/[glutamine synthetase]-adenylyl-L-tyrosine phosphorylase, which translates to MSLTRRLIATGFRDLEKSTRFLAASELEGIDEDALFAGFNCSADPDLALQSLVRLIGRAPELVELVNGGAERSEALFRLLGASDALAEFLMRHPGDVGVLHRELRAEPGSTDEPTLRASLLDAVHAGSGAAPVAGLTGTGAYVALRSRYRRHLLDLAVRDLGAASPTDFLPAAGRELADLAGAALEAALAVSRAELAASYPAEEISAVRLAVIGMGKAGARELNYISDVDVIYVIEASGLPEERASAIGTALAAGISRAINASAPEPPLWEVDTNLRPEGKDGPLVRTLESHLNYYQRWAHSWEFQALLKARAMAGDRDLGRRYEEAVAPLIWSSSERDGFVESVQAMRRRVTDNIPAHEEARQLKLGSGGLRDVEFTVQLLQLVHGRVDESLRVRTTTAAIAALSDAGYIGRTDARELDESYRYLRVLEHRIQMVHMRRTHLMPESEAALRALAKSSAGSLSPERPSAERLQEQWQRRKRLVRRLHESIFYRPLLSTAANLSADEVRLTPEAAQARLAALGYADPRGAMRHIEALTVGVSRRAALQRQLLPVLLAWLADGVDPDAGLLGFRRLSENLGDTHWYLGMLRDSSAAGERLCSILSSSRFITDLLEVSPESTSWLASDKDLVPASFDAQWQEIQSKMSRHPRPAEAMRLIRLIRRREMLRIAIADSAGLVSQQDVGRALADADRAAVLGALHVAESEVFDSSEKLTDLLVVAMGRQGGREIGYGSDADVMYVHRPLPGVDPAAAQAQAEKVVSQISTFLQQPCSPAVQAERPLVLDAGLRPEGRQGPLVRSLESYRGYYERWSVIWEAQALLRARPMAGSDALAEDFMALIDPVRYPEEVTVKDVREIRRIKARVEAERLPRGADPSRQLKLGRGSLSDVEWQVQLLQLQHAHRVPELRTTATLPALDAIEAAELLPAVDVDTLRQAWLLASRVRSANVIRGGRNPDVLPSSRRELDAVARWCGYGAGQGGVLEEDYLKLTRHARAVFERYFYGYGT; encoded by the coding sequence ATGAGCCTGACTCGACGGCTGATCGCCACGGGTTTCCGCGACCTCGAAAAAAGCACGCGGTTCCTGGCGGCTTCGGAACTCGAGGGCATCGATGAGGACGCGCTGTTCGCGGGCTTCAATTGCTCGGCGGATCCGGACCTGGCACTGCAGTCGCTGGTTCGGCTGATCGGGCGTGCCCCGGAGCTGGTGGAACTGGTCAACGGCGGCGCCGAGCGGAGCGAAGCCCTGTTCCGCCTCCTGGGGGCCTCCGATGCCTTGGCGGAGTTCCTGATGCGGCATCCCGGGGATGTCGGCGTGCTGCACCGCGAGCTGCGTGCCGAACCCGGCAGCACGGATGAACCCACCCTGCGGGCCTCGCTGCTGGACGCCGTACATGCGGGCAGCGGCGCAGCGCCCGTGGCCGGCCTGACGGGAACGGGCGCCTATGTGGCGCTGCGGTCCCGGTACCGGCGGCACCTGCTGGACCTTGCCGTGCGGGACCTCGGTGCGGCGTCGCCCACTGACTTCCTGCCTGCGGCCGGACGCGAGCTCGCGGACCTGGCCGGCGCGGCCCTGGAAGCCGCGTTGGCGGTCTCCCGGGCGGAGCTGGCGGCGAGCTACCCGGCCGAAGAGATCTCCGCTGTACGCCTGGCCGTCATCGGGATGGGCAAGGCCGGCGCTCGGGAACTGAACTACATCTCCGACGTCGACGTCATCTACGTGATTGAGGCCTCCGGGCTGCCGGAGGAGCGGGCCTCCGCCATCGGCACGGCGCTGGCCGCCGGGATTTCCCGCGCCATTAACGCCTCGGCACCGGAGCCCCCGCTTTGGGAGGTGGACACCAATCTGCGTCCCGAGGGCAAGGACGGCCCGCTGGTGCGCACGCTGGAGTCGCATCTGAACTACTACCAGCGCTGGGCGCACAGCTGGGAGTTCCAGGCGCTCCTGAAGGCCCGCGCCATGGCAGGGGACAGGGACCTGGGCCGGCGCTACGAAGAAGCCGTCGCCCCCCTGATCTGGAGCAGTTCCGAGCGGGACGGATTCGTCGAATCGGTGCAGGCCATGCGCCGCCGGGTCACCGACAACATTCCCGCCCATGAAGAGGCGCGGCAGCTGAAGCTGGGCAGCGGCGGACTGCGCGACGTCGAATTCACCGTCCAGCTGCTGCAGCTGGTGCACGGCCGGGTCGATGAATCCCTCCGGGTGCGCACCACAACCGCTGCGATTGCCGCGCTCAGCGACGCCGGGTACATCGGGCGTACCGATGCCCGGGAACTGGACGAGTCCTACCGCTACCTCCGTGTCCTTGAGCACCGCATCCAAATGGTGCACATGCGCCGCACCCACCTGATGCCCGAGAGTGAGGCCGCGCTGCGGGCCCTCGCCAAGTCCAGCGCCGGTTCCCTTTCCCCGGAGCGGCCCAGCGCCGAACGCCTGCAGGAGCAGTGGCAGCGCCGCAAGCGCCTGGTGCGGCGGCTGCATGAGAGCATCTTCTACCGCCCGCTGCTGAGCACCGCGGCGAACCTGAGCGCGGACGAGGTCCGGCTGACACCCGAGGCAGCCCAGGCCCGCCTGGCCGCCCTGGGTTACGCAGATCCCCGCGGCGCCATGCGCCACATCGAGGCACTGACCGTGGGAGTCAGCCGCCGTGCCGCGCTGCAGCGGCAGCTCCTTCCGGTGCTGCTGGCGTGGCTGGCCGACGGCGTGGACCCTGACGCCGGCCTGCTGGGTTTCCGGCGGCTCAGTGAAAACCTGGGCGATACGCATTGGTACCTGGGCATGCTGCGCGACTCTTCGGCCGCGGGGGAGCGGCTGTGCTCCATCCTCTCCTCGAGCCGGTTCATTACCGACCTGCTGGAGGTTTCGCCGGAATCCACCTCCTGGCTGGCCTCCGACAAGGACCTGGTGCCGGCGTCCTTTGACGCGCAGTGGCAGGAAATCCAGTCAAAGATGTCCCGCCATCCCCGCCCTGCGGAGGCCATGCGGCTGATCCGGCTGATCCGCCGGCGGGAGATGCTGCGCATTGCCATCGCCGACAGCGCGGGCCTGGTCAGCCAGCAGGACGTCGGCCGTGCCCTGGCCGACGCCGACCGTGCCGCTGTGCTGGGAGCCCTGCATGTGGCGGAGTCGGAGGTGTTCGACAGCAGCGAGAAGCTCACCGATCTGCTGGTGGTAGCGATGGGCCGGCAGGGCGGACGGGAGATCGGCTACGGTTCCGACGCCGACGTGATGTACGTGCACCGCCCGCTGCCCGGCGTCGACCCGGCCGCAGCGCAGGCGCAGGCGGAGAAGGTCGTCTCGCAGATCTCCACATTCCTGCAGCAGCCCTGCAGTCCGGCCGTCCAGGCCGAACGCCCCCTGGTCCTCGACGCCGGACTGCGCCCCGAGGGCCGGCAGGGGCCGCTGGTGCGCAGCCTGGAATCCTACCGTGGCTACTACGAGCGCTGGTCGGTGATCTGGGAAGCGCAGGCCCTGCTCCGGGCGCGCCCGATGGCCGGCAGCGACGCCCTGGCCGAGGACTTCATGGCGCTGATCGATCCGGTCCGCTATCCGGAGGAGGTCACGGTCAAGGACGTGCGGGAAATCCGCCGGATCAAGGCCAGGGTGGAAGCCGAACGGCTGCCCCGGGGAGCCGATCCCTCCCGCCAGCTCAAACTCGGACGCGGCAGCCTCAGCGACGTTGAGTGGCAGGTCCAGCTGCTCCAGCTGCAGCACGCGCACCGCGTGCCGGAGCTGCGGACGACGGCGACCCTGCCCGCCCTGGACGCGATCGAGGCGGCGGAGCTGCTTCCCGCCGTCGACGTCGACACCCTCCGCCAGGCCTGGCTGCTCGCCAGCCGGGTCCGAAGCGCAAATGTTATCCGCGGCGGACGGAACCCCGACGTGCTGCCGTCCTCCCGGCGCGAACTGGACGCCGTGGCCCGCTGGTGCGGTTACGGCGCAGGCCAGGGCGGGGTCCTGGAGGAGGACTACCTCAAGCTCACCCGGCATGCCCGGGCCGTTTTCGAACGGTATTTCTACGGATACGGGACCTAG
- a CDS encoding amino acid ABC transporter substrate-binding protein/permease, whose translation MLSGKRALKGPAKLAVPLTTFLATLALLLGIPAAGAFAADGVEGETFVIGTDTTFAPFEFRQDGELVGIDMDLLNAIAEEEGFNVEIQSLGFDAALQSLQSNQVDGVIAGMSITDERRQVFDFSDPYFESGIQMAVAENNDDVAGYEDLRGKRVAVKTGTEGQTFAESIKDEYGFEVVAFAQSAQMYDDVKAGGSVAVFDDYPVLAYGVASGNGLKTVTEKEAGSSYGFAVNKGANPELLTAFNAGLADLKESGEYDEILDTYLEAGAKDSSFWSLITDNGPAFAKGMGLTLLATALSLLFALVLGVFFGFLKVGSSKILRGIATVYVSIFRGTPVLVQAFFFYFGLPQIIGQPVDVLTAGVLTLSLNAGAYMTEIVRGGIQSVDPGQMEAARSLGLGYGKTMQKVIIPQAIKIMTPSFINQFVITLKDTSLLAVIGFAELTYQGQQIYAVNFRTAEVLIIVAALYFIVITLLTKLADVLDKRFNK comes from the coding sequence TTGCTTAGTGGCAAACGGGCCTTAAAGGGCCCGGCTAAACTGGCCGTACCGCTGACCACCTTCCTCGCAACCCTGGCTTTGCTGCTGGGGATACCTGCGGCCGGAGCCTTTGCAGCGGACGGCGTCGAGGGCGAGACCTTCGTCATCGGCACCGATACCACCTTCGCACCGTTCGAATTCCGTCAAGACGGCGAACTGGTCGGTATCGACATGGACCTTCTCAACGCGATCGCCGAGGAGGAGGGTTTCAATGTCGAAATCCAGTCCCTCGGCTTTGATGCGGCACTGCAGTCGCTGCAGTCCAACCAGGTGGACGGCGTCATTGCCGGGATGTCCATCACCGACGAGCGCCGGCAGGTCTTCGACTTCTCGGATCCGTACTTCGAGTCCGGCATCCAGATGGCCGTCGCCGAGAACAACGACGACGTCGCCGGGTACGAGGATCTGCGCGGAAAGCGCGTAGCGGTCAAGACCGGGACCGAAGGTCAGACGTTCGCCGAGTCCATCAAGGACGAGTACGGCTTTGAGGTGGTTGCGTTCGCGCAGTCCGCCCAGATGTACGACGACGTCAAGGCCGGCGGCTCCGTGGCCGTGTTTGATGATTACCCCGTGCTTGCCTACGGCGTGGCCTCCGGCAACGGCCTGAAGACCGTCACCGAGAAGGAAGCCGGCAGCTCGTACGGTTTCGCCGTGAACAAGGGTGCCAACCCCGAACTCCTCACCGCCTTCAACGCCGGCCTCGCCGACCTGAAGGAAAGCGGCGAATACGACGAAATCCTGGATACCTACCTGGAAGCCGGCGCCAAGGACTCAAGCTTCTGGTCCCTCATCACGGACAACGGCCCGGCCTTCGCCAAGGGCATGGGCCTGACCCTGCTGGCAACCGCACTGTCGTTGCTCTTCGCGCTCGTTCTGGGCGTGTTCTTCGGCTTCCTGAAGGTCGGCTCGTCAAAGATCCTGCGCGGCATCGCCACCGTGTACGTGAGCATTTTCCGCGGCACCCCGGTGCTGGTTCAGGCCTTCTTCTTCTACTTCGGCCTGCCGCAGATCATCGGCCAGCCGGTGGATGTGCTGACGGCCGGCGTGCTGACGCTGAGCCTGAACGCCGGCGCCTACATGACCGAGATTGTCCGCGGCGGCATCCAGTCCGTGGATCCCGGCCAGATGGAAGCGGCACGCAGCCTCGGACTGGGCTACGGGAAGACCATGCAGAAGGTCATCATTCCCCAGGCCATCAAGATCATGACGCCTTCCTTCATCAACCAGTTCGTCATTACCTTGAAGGACACCTCCCTGCTTGCCGTCATCGGCTTTGCGGAGCTGACGTACCAGGGCCAGCAGATCTACGCGGTGAACTTCCGTACCGCGGAGGTCCTGATCATCGTGGCTGCCCTGTACTTCATCGTCATTACGCTGCTGACCAAGTTGGCGGACGTCCTGGATAAGAGGTTTAACAAGTGA
- a CDS encoding amino acid ABC transporter ATP-binding protein yields MSKIQTIGLRKSYGSNEVLKGLDVSVAEGEVVCVIGPSGSGKSTFLRCLNKLEDITGGTVMVDGFDLTDPKVNLNEVRQHIGMVFQHFNLFPHMSVLDNIMLAPVQLKKAPKAEVRKTALALLDRVGLADKADARPAQLSGGQKQRVAIARALAMQPDIMLFDEATSALDPEMVGEVLQVIRDLAREGMTMVVVTHEMGFAREVADRVIFMADGYIVEENTPELLFGNPQAPRLQDFLAKVL; encoded by the coding sequence GTGAGCAAGATCCAAACCATCGGACTGCGGAAGTCCTACGGATCCAACGAGGTCCTCAAGGGCCTGGACGTCAGCGTGGCCGAGGGCGAAGTGGTCTGCGTGATCGGCCCCTCCGGCTCCGGCAAGTCCACGTTCCTGCGCTGCCTGAACAAGCTCGAAGACATCACCGGCGGCACCGTCATGGTAGACGGTTTCGACCTCACCGATCCGAAGGTGAACCTGAACGAGGTGCGCCAGCACATCGGCATGGTCTTCCAGCACTTCAACCTGTTCCCGCACATGAGCGTGCTGGACAACATCATGCTGGCTCCGGTGCAGCTGAAGAAGGCACCGAAGGCCGAGGTCCGCAAGACCGCGCTGGCACTGCTGGACCGGGTTGGGCTGGCAGACAAGGCCGACGCGCGTCCCGCTCAGCTTTCCGGTGGCCAGAAGCAGCGTGTGGCTATTGCCCGTGCGCTGGCCATGCAGCCTGACATCATGCTCTTCGACGAGGCCACCTCTGCCCTCGACCCGGAAATGGTGGGCGAAGTGCTGCAGGTCATCCGTGACCTGGCCCGGGAAGGCATGACCATGGTTGTTGTCACCCACGAAATGGGCTTTGCCCGCGAAGTGGCCGACCGCGTGATCTTCATGGCGGACGGCTACATCGTCGAAGAGAACACCCCGGAACTGCTCTTCGGCAACCCGCAGGCTCCGCGGCTTCAGGACTTCCTGGCCAAGGTGCTCTAG
- a CDS encoding zinc-dependent alcohol dehydrogenase, which produces MKAVYVTGPDTNEWVEVEQPTVGPSDVLLKMKACGICGSDAFYSHIGGIPPRQGATPLGHEPAAEVAEVGSEVDGIAVGDHVVIDTMAFTDGLLGSGGAQGGLSEYVVVHDAALGRQLKVIPKDIPWEVAALNEPMAVALHAVNRTNPKPGDKVVIFGAGPIGLGALLGYRRRGVGHIVVVDVIASRLEKALQIGADAVINSAEEDLAARLVELHGDGATMMVRGVRSGTDIFLDAAGAPVIPATVAGLAKQGAMLGVVAVHKKPVELDFGTILTTELTIVFAMGYPTEIFEVTEDIIENWQKYALIISDTLPFDKALDALTLAQTPGAADKVVVIFD; this is translated from the coding sequence ATGAAAGCTGTCTACGTCACCGGCCCGGACACCAACGAATGGGTTGAGGTTGAGCAGCCCACCGTCGGGCCCAGCGACGTCCTGCTGAAGATGAAGGCCTGCGGGATCTGCGGATCAGACGCGTTTTACAGCCACATCGGCGGCATTCCGCCCCGTCAGGGTGCAACACCGCTGGGCCACGAACCAGCGGCCGAGGTGGCGGAAGTCGGCTCCGAGGTCGACGGCATCGCGGTAGGCGACCACGTGGTGATTGACACGATGGCTTTCACTGACGGACTGCTCGGCAGCGGCGGTGCGCAGGGCGGGCTCTCGGAGTACGTGGTGGTTCACGACGCAGCCCTTGGCCGCCAGCTCAAAGTCATTCCCAAGGACATTCCGTGGGAAGTGGCCGCCCTGAACGAACCGATGGCCGTGGCCCTCCACGCCGTGAACCGCACCAATCCCAAGCCCGGCGACAAAGTGGTGATCTTCGGTGCCGGTCCGATCGGCCTCGGCGCCCTCCTCGGCTACCGGCGCCGCGGTGTGGGCCACATCGTCGTCGTCGACGTCATCGCGTCCCGGCTTGAGAAGGCCCTCCAGATCGGCGCGGACGCCGTCATCAACTCCGCAGAAGAGGACCTTGCCGCCCGGCTCGTGGAGCTGCACGGTGACGGAGCAACCATGATGGTCCGCGGGGTCCGGTCCGGTACCGACATCTTCCTGGACGCGGCCGGCGCACCTGTCATCCCCGCTACCGTCGCCGGCCTCGCCAAGCAGGGAGCGATGCTAGGCGTCGTGGCGGTCCATAAGAAGCCCGTCGAGCTCGACTTCGGGACGATCCTCACCACCGAACTCACCATCGTTTTTGCCATGGGCTATCCGACGGAGATCTTCGAAGTGACCGAGGACATCATCGAAAACTGGCAGAAGTACGCACTGATCATCAGCGACACGCTGCCCTTCGATAAAGCATTGGACGCCCTCACCCTTGCACAGACCCCGGGTGCTGCCGACAAGGTGGTCGTGATCTTCGACTAA
- a CDS encoding SdpI family protein → MCGLGLSWAAEATARGKVGVNGLIGIRTGYVTDSPEAWLAGHQAARGLMHAAAAVFAVMGILALVFDGTEGVLAVVAITGSLGVLALILAAASRANRAAGRVVAASGSEPAGKQH, encoded by the coding sequence ATGTGCGGACTCGGCCTGTCCTGGGCGGCTGAAGCCACCGCCCGGGGGAAGGTTGGCGTCAACGGCCTGATTGGCATCCGAACGGGATACGTGACGGATTCGCCGGAGGCCTGGCTGGCGGGACATCAGGCAGCGCGCGGGCTAATGCACGCGGCAGCTGCCGTTTTTGCGGTCATGGGCATCCTCGCCCTGGTCTTCGACGGCACCGAGGGAGTGCTTGCCGTCGTTGCCATTACGGGAAGCCTCGGAGTACTTGCGTTGATTCTTGCGGCTGCCTCCCGGGCGAACCGTGCTGCGGGACGGGTTGTTGCTGCGAGTGGCTCTGAACCTGCGGGGAAGCAACACTAG
- a CDS encoding alpha/beta hydrolase fold domain-containing protein yields MPGTASCAVLYLHGGSYISPISAWHWRFIARLAAAGHRVEVPLYGLAPEYSHRDAPGLLASVYRQLLEDYDPRDVAFMGDSAGGGLALAFAEQLTELSLPQPRRLVLLSPWVDVAMENPELAAVEAVDPWLSRAGLRVAARAWASGDPLADPRISPVNGTLSGLPPTDLFVGTHDLPYPDVLRLERLLKSAGTPVSLQVADGGVHVYPLLPVPEGRAARKRILELLRA; encoded by the coding sequence GTGCCCGGAACTGCCTCCTGCGCGGTGTTGTACCTGCATGGGGGTTCGTACATCAGCCCGATCAGCGCCTGGCACTGGCGGTTCATCGCCCGTCTGGCGGCAGCGGGCCACCGGGTGGAGGTTCCGCTCTACGGTCTGGCGCCGGAGTACAGCCACCGGGATGCACCAGGACTGCTGGCATCCGTGTACCGGCAGCTGCTTGAAGACTACGATCCCAGGGACGTGGCTTTTATGGGCGACTCAGCCGGTGGCGGACTGGCGCTGGCCTTTGCCGAGCAGCTAACGGAGTTGTCTCTGCCTCAACCGCGGCGTTTGGTTCTGCTGTCCCCGTGGGTGGACGTGGCGATGGAGAATCCGGAGCTTGCCGCGGTTGAAGCGGTGGATCCGTGGCTCAGCCGTGCCGGGCTGCGGGTTGCGGCGCGCGCCTGGGCATCCGGTGATCCCCTGGCTGATCCCCGGATCAGTCCCGTCAACGGCACGCTGTCGGGTCTGCCGCCGACGGACCTGTTTGTCGGAACCCATGACCTGCCCTATCCCGATGTGCTCCGGCTGGAAAGACTGCTGAAGTCGGCCGGAACCCCGGTTTCGCTGCAGGTCGCTGACGGCGGGGTCCATGTCTATCCCCTGCTTCCCGTGCCCGAGGGCAGGGCTGCGCGGAAGAGGATCCTGGAGCTGCTGCGGGCCTGA
- a CDS encoding HNH endonuclease, with amino-acid sequence MGLALPGVFCVSAGDAPAAGTVLPPGLMGMLSLQEPGELGQEAALETLERLNAVVCWVQAQQARTVYRLQELTAQNLYPRPDPYAATPGPAASAHAADTATEANFASNANPAAEASNDTASAATGNDRAGGRGCSRGGARGRDWGAQWDGEWVLRATAAEVGALLCLPGVTAQRLVADSEQLCTRCPKTLADLEHGAIDYRRARTVVDQTAGLRLEDSRVLEAGLLPLAPGKTGPQFDRTARRIREGMFPQTIPERHRAAVSDRRVWVEDLPDGIGVLSAFLPAAAAHGIFNGLTGCARGEQKAGDSRTLDQLRADVFVSALTGQTTRSMAEPGMPTGTAAEPTMPTGTAAEPTLGTPMRSAAEPTAVKREPGSRGRPEAAGTGPKLSSRTSEPGVGATPGPDAQQEPGLPGEGWSAGGLRAEVMVLVSAESLLGLSDAPAELNGYGPISAEVARDLLANMGRWTGLLQGGDGEILAVGRQRRIPHALKRWLQARDGTCRFPGCSVAAENCELDHTLPWAVGGPTEHGNLAHLCKKHHRFKTVGLWKARQPEPGIIEWTSPMGRVYRTDAKLHGRDFNGLGSSGTRWSGTGGTVGTGGPSPEPEENMPPF; translated from the coding sequence ATGGGATTGGCGCTGCCGGGTGTGTTCTGCGTGTCCGCCGGTGATGCTCCTGCTGCAGGCACGGTGTTGCCGCCCGGGTTGATGGGGATGCTCTCCCTCCAGGAGCCTGGGGAACTGGGGCAGGAAGCGGCGCTGGAGACTCTGGAGCGTCTCAACGCAGTGGTCTGCTGGGTGCAGGCGCAACAGGCGCGCACCGTGTACCGGCTGCAGGAACTCACTGCACAGAACCTATATCCACGTCCGGATCCCTACGCGGCAACTCCGGGTCCGGCTGCCAGCGCCCACGCAGCTGATACGGCTACCGAGGCTAACTTTGCCTCTAACGCGAACCCTGCGGCGGAAGCCTCGAACGATACGGCTTCGGCCGCCACCGGCAACGACCGGGCGGGTGGCCGGGGTTGCAGCCGGGGTGGTGCCCGTGGCAGAGACTGGGGCGCACAGTGGGACGGGGAGTGGGTGCTCAGGGCCACCGCTGCGGAGGTCGGTGCCCTGCTGTGCCTGCCCGGAGTTACCGCGCAGCGGCTGGTCGCCGATTCGGAGCAGTTGTGCACCAGATGCCCCAAGACATTGGCTGACCTCGAACACGGTGCCATCGATTACCGCAGGGCCCGCACGGTTGTGGACCAGACCGCTGGCCTGCGCCTCGAGGACAGCAGGGTGCTGGAGGCCGGACTGTTGCCCCTGGCCCCGGGGAAGACCGGTCCGCAGTTCGACCGCACGGCCCGCAGGATCAGGGAGGGGATGTTCCCGCAGACCATTCCGGAGCGCCACCGGGCGGCCGTGTCGGATCGCCGGGTCTGGGTGGAGGACCTGCCGGACGGGATCGGTGTCCTTTCGGCTTTCCTGCCTGCTGCTGCGGCGCACGGGATCTTCAACGGTTTGACCGGCTGCGCCCGCGGCGAGCAGAAGGCAGGGGATTCCCGGACATTGGATCAGTTGCGTGCCGATGTCTTCGTATCGGCGCTTACCGGCCAGACGACACGCTCCATGGCGGAACCGGGCATGCCGACAGGCACGGCGGCGGAACCGACCATGCCGACAGGCACGGCGGCGGAACCGACGCTAGGGACGCCAATGCGCTCGGCTGCGGAACCGACCGCGGTAAAACGGGAACCGGGCAGTCGAGGCAGGCCGGAAGCGGCGGGAACCGGACCGAAATTATCTTCGCGAACAAGCGAACCGGGGGTGGGCGCAACCCCGGGTCCCGATGCCCAGCAGGAGCCAGGGCTGCCGGGGGAGGGCTGGTCCGCCGGGGGATTGCGGGCGGAGGTGATGGTGCTTGTGTCGGCCGAATCGCTGCTGGGGCTGTCGGATGCGCCCGCGGAGTTGAATGGCTACGGTCCGATCAGTGCCGAGGTCGCCCGGGACCTGCTGGCCAACATGGGCCGGTGGACCGGCTTGCTGCAGGGCGGCGACGGAGAAATCCTGGCGGTGGGCCGGCAGCGCAGGATTCCGCACGCACTCAAACGCTGGCTACAGGCCCGTGACGGGACCTGCCGGTTCCCGGGATGCAGCGTGGCGGCAGAGAACTGCGAACTCGACCACACCCTGCCTTGGGCCGTTGGAGGGCCAACCGAGCACGGGAACCTGGCCCACCTATGCAAGAAGCACCACCGGTTCAAGACAGTCGGGTTGTGGAAGGCAAGGCAACCGGAGCCGGGCATCATCGAGTGGACTTCGCCGATGGGACGGGTCTACCGAACGGACGCGAAATTACACGGCAGGGACTTCAACGGACTTGGTTCTTCCGGGACCAGATGGTCTGGAACCGGCGGAACCGTCGGAACCGGCGGACCGAGCCCGGAGCCAGAGGAGAACATGCCGCCCTTCTGA
- a CDS encoding alpha/beta hydrolase family protein: MQVDHLDLSIPVGEGHVSAVLFRPDGADVTVVVAHGAGTGMEHPFLTGFTGALNDGGAATLRFNFPYREAGKKFPDRAPVAVETWKAVMATVAERDDAGPVWACGKSFGGRMASMAVAEGMPAAGLVYLGYPLHPPGKPEKLRDEHLYGLTLPMLFLQGTRDTFALPGELEPVAHRIGPNARVERIEGGNHSFEVRGQKRTPDVIGAGLAEPVLRFIRDAEAGRS, encoded by the coding sequence ATGCAAGTTGATCATCTTGACCTGTCCATTCCCGTCGGCGAGGGGCACGTATCCGCCGTATTGTTCCGCCCCGACGGCGCGGACGTGACCGTCGTCGTCGCCCACGGAGCCGGAACCGGGATGGAGCACCCCTTCCTCACCGGGTTCACCGGCGCCCTGAACGACGGCGGCGCGGCCACCCTGCGCTTCAACTTTCCGTACCGCGAAGCCGGGAAGAAGTTTCCGGACCGGGCTCCCGTGGCCGTGGAAACGTGGAAGGCCGTTATGGCCACTGTGGCGGAGCGCGACGACGCCGGGCCGGTCTGGGCGTGCGGGAAGTCCTTCGGCGGCCGGATGGCGTCCATGGCGGTCGCGGAAGGCATGCCTGCGGCCGGCCTGGTGTACCTGGGCTACCCTTTGCATCCGCCCGGCAAGCCGGAGAAGCTGCGCGATGAGCACTTATACGGCCTGACCCTCCCGATGCTGTTCCTGCAAGGCACACGTGACACTTTCGCTCTGCCCGGCGAGCTGGAACCCGTGGCCCATCGGATTGGTCCGAACGCCCGGGTTGAACGGATTGAGGGCGGGAACCACTCCTTTGAGGTGCGCGGACAGAAGCGCACGCCTGACGTCATAGGTGCCGGACTCGCTGAGCCGGTCCTGCGGTTTATCCGGGACGCAGAAGCCGGGAGGAGTTGA